From the Candidatus Zymogenaceae bacterium genome, the window AGGGGGCCCACCACGTGGGCGATCTCATCACCCTCGTTGAGGGCGCCCAGGTGCATGGTGGATTTTCCCACCTCCTGAAAAATAATCGTGAGTGTCCCTATCTCGGGGTCAGAGTCTACGATGGTCAGGGGAATCCGCTCCCCCTGTTCATTGATGATCAAAACGACGAATTGTCCGGCCTTTCGCTTCCTCGCGATCCTGGGCGAGACCACAGTCATCCTTACGACCTGCTCTGACAGGCGTTCCTTCGTTACAATTTTCGCCACGGGGTTTCTCCTTCGGTGTCTCTATGGCTGCTGCCGACGTTTCTCCTCCACCACGTTCATCAATCCCAAAAGAAATCCCAGAGTGATAAACGCGCCGGGGGGAAGCACCATAACAAGGAGCGGATGAAAGCCGGTTCCGAAAATGCTCAGCCCCAGAATGCTGCCGTTGCCCAGGACCTCTCGTATGGCACCCAGGATGAAGAGACCCAGAGTGAATCCAATGCCCATGCCCAGACCGTCGATGAGAGAATCGAATATCGGTTTTTTTGAGGCGAAGGCCTCAGAGCGTCCCAGAATGAGGCAGTTGACGACTATGAGCGGAATAAACAATCCAAGCGTTTTGTGCAGATCGTGAAAGTAACCGTTCATGACCAAGTCCACGATGGTCACGAACGACGCGATAACCACGATAAAGGACGGGATACGTACCTTGGAGGGAATAATGTTTCTGACAGACGATACGACGATGTTGGAACAGACCAGCACAAAGGTTGTGGCAAGACCCATCCCGATTCCGTTTATCGCCGAGGTGGTCACCGCAAGGGTGGGACACATCCCCAGCACCAGCACGAAAATCGGGTGCTCCCTCCACAATCCTCTGGTGAAATCAGACCACGTCGCCATATCGTTCCTCTATTTCATCTCCCCGGACATATTGTCCGGGACTTCCCCGGACGCTTCGTCCAGGTTGTATTCTTCATGTTCCGCCTGAGCGAGAATATCCTCCCGATGTGCGGAAAAAACTTCAAGGCCCTCATACACGGCCTCCACCACCGCCCGGGGTGATATGGTTGCGCCGGTGATCTGGTCGATATCACCACCGTCCTTCTTCACCGCCCAGCGGGTGTTTTCGAGATCCCTTCCCGGGAAGAGAGCCAAAAACCAGCTTTCCGTGATCTTTGAGCCGAGGCCCGGTGTCTCTGCGTGACTGATCACCTCCACGCCGGTAATGATCCCATCCGGGTCCACCCCCACCATCAGCCCGATATCCCCGCTGTAGCCCGCGGACGACGACGCCACAAAGGCGACGCCGATAATATCCTCTCCGCTTCTGCCGATGTAGTAATCGGTGATGATCTCCGTCCCCTCTTCGTCGGTCCCCGTTATGACGCTTACCACATCCCGGTCCGGTTCGTTATCATATGACGGAAGGACGGTGCGAATCGCCCGGAGCCTCTCCTCCCGCAGGGCGTTCTCGATGGGGACTTTGGTAAAGGAGTAGACCTGTGAGAGGGCCAGAGCCGCCACCAGGCAGATGAGGACCAGTACCAGTATAAGCCGGGCCGTTTCCTTCATGACGCCCCTCCCGCCTCACTCGGTCTGACGTGTCCGAACTTCTTGGGCGCGGTATATCGATCGATGATCGGCGTTGCGGCGTTCATCAAAAGAATCGAGAAGGCGACTCCTTCGGGATAGCCGCCGAAGAGGCGGATCACTACTGTGATTATACCACATCCCAGCCCGAATATGATCATCCCTCGGGGAGAGACCGGCGACGTCACCATGTCCGTGGCCATGAAACAGGCCCCCAACACCAATCCTCCGGCCAGCACGTGAAAGAGCGGATTCGCATAGGTCGTGGGGTCAATCATCCAGAATATACCGGTGAGGACGAACACCGTCGCGATATAGGTCACCGGGATATGCCAGGTGATGTATCCCCGAAAGAGGAGAAACAAGGCGCCCAAAACAAGCGCGATCACCGACATCTCCCCCAGGCTGCCACCCATGAATCCGACGGTGAAGTCGAGGTAGTTATATCGGGCGAGGTCGATGGCCCCGGTGGTCATAAGCTCCGTCTTGATCTCCCCCAGGGGCGTGGCCATCGAGACCATATCGATCCCCGAAAAGAGGGGCGCCGGCGACACCCAGTTTGTCATCTGAACCGGAAAGGAGATCAACAGCACCACCCGGGCAATCAGGACCGGATTGAAGGGGTTGTACCCCAGCCCGCCGTATACCTGCTTGCCTAGTACCACCGCCGTCAGTCCCCCCATTACAACCAGCCACCAGGGTGAAGACGGCGGCAGGTTCATGGCCAAAAGAACCGCCGTCACCAGGACGCTTCCATCGGTGACGGTAATGGGCCGCGCCATGATCTTCTGACACACTGCCTCCGCGACGATACAGGTGACGATGGATATCGCATACATCACCAAGGCGGCGGTGCCGAAAAACAGGATCGACACGACCACCGCCGGCAACAGGGCGAGCACCACCGAATACATGACCCTGGGGATGCTGTCCGCGCTATGGATATGGGGTCCGGAGGTTATGAGATAGACGTCTTTCACCCGGCAGCCTTCCTTTTTCTGTTTTGAATCTCCGCCTTCGCGTATTTCGCATATTGCACAAGGGGGATATGCGCGGGGCATTCATACGCACAGCAGCCGCACTCGATACAATCGGCCACATTGGACTCCGCCGCCTCATCGAACATGCCCAGCTCCGCGAAGCGTGCGAACATCAGCGGCGTCAGCCCCATGGGACATACCCGAACGCAGTTCCCGCAGCGGAGACACGGCCCGGTCCGGAGGATCTGAGCCGTTGATTCCGTCAGCAGCAACAAACCGGAGGTGCCCTTGATAACCGGCACGGACAGGTCAAACTGGGCGTTGCCCATCATGGGGCCTCCCATGATCACCTTCCTCACATCCGGGACGATCCCCCCGCAGAAATCCAGCACCTCGGAAAGCGGGGTCCCGATTCGGGCCCGTATGTTCTTCGGGGTTCCGATTCCCGGACCGGTGACGGTCATAATCCGTGAGACCAGCGGCACACCACCCGTCACCGCATCATACACCGCCGCGGCGGTGCCCACGTTTTGCACCACCACGCCCACGTCCATCGGGAGACCGCCAGCGGGAACCACCCGGTTGACGGACGCCTTGATAAGCTGCTTTTCCGCCCCCTGGGGATAGCGCACCTGAAACGGAATCACGATTATGTCTGATCCGGCGGCGTCCGTGAGGGCTTGGACGGCGTCCATCTTGTTCTTTTCCACCCCCACAAGAATGCGGGTTACACCGAGGGCCCGGGCGATGAATCGCACACCGCCGATGACTTTTTCCGGGGATTCAAGCATCAGGCGGTGATCGGCGGTTAGATACGGCTCGCATTCGGCGCCGTTGATGATAAGGGTGTCGATGGGTTTTTCCTTGGGCGGCGAGAGCTTTACGTGGGTGGGAAAGGCCGCCCCCCCCATTCCCACGATGCCGGCGTTTTTGATAATCTCCCGGATCTCCGCGCCTTCAAGCGAATCGGTGTCGGAACGGGGCGCTATTTGGTCGTCCCATCGGTCTTCGCCGTCCCCCTTGATAACCACGGCACTCATCGGCCTCCCCGCCGGGTGCGGATACAGGGCGATTCCCTCCACCGTGCCGGAAATCGAGGCGTGAACGGGCGTGGAGACGAATCCCCCCGCCTCGGCAAGAACCGTACCCACAAAAACCGTGTCCCCCTCCTTCACCACCGGCGCCGCCGGGGCGCCGATGTGCTGAGACAGGGGGATATACACCTTCTCGGGAATCGGCATGATTTCCGTTTTGAGCTGTGACGTCAGCTTCTCCTCGGGAGGATGCACGCCGCCCTGAAAGCGATGGATTTTATATCGTGTATGCGTGCTCATCATCTCCCCCCGCCGCCCGCGGACGCCGCGGTATTGATCGCGCGATCATCGGTACCGTCTACGGTGATCATCGAAATGGCCCCCCGCTTACAGAGGTCCGCGCATATGCCGCAGCCGATACAGCGGGTCGGATCAACGGTGTACTGTTCCTTCGGCGTTCCGGTGATGGCGTCTACCGGACAGGCCCGGGAGCACAGGGAACAGCCATTGCAGTCATCACCGATGACCGCGACCTTTCGCACCTTCAGCTCGTCCCGGTGATCCCTGATGGCATTGGTGGGACAGACCGAAACACACAGGCCGCATACCCGGCATTTGGAATAATCGACCGCCGCGAGGTTGTCCACCAGGGTCATCGCCTCGAAGGGACACACCCGCACACAGGCGGCGCATCCGATGCAGCCTGTGCTGCAGATCTTTTTGACCGCGGCGCCCTTGTCTCTTGACGAACAGTGTACGGAAACCGCCGACGACACCGGCACCAGCATCAGGACGTTCTTGGGGCACTCGGCGACGCATACGCCACAGCCGGTGCACGTGTTCGGATCGATGATGGGAAGGCCGTCCGCGCTCATAACAATGGCCCCGAAGGGACATACCGAGGCACAGGTCCCCAGCCCAATGCACGCATATTTACAGGCCTTCGGGCCTCCGCCTATGAGGTTCGCCGCCCGACAGTCCGAGATACCCGCATATGTAAAGGTATCCTTCACACCGCCGTCGGCATGGCGGCACAGCACGACCGCCCTCTCTTTTTCCGAGTCGGTATACTCGATGCCCATGATATCCGCAATGGCGCGCGCCCCCTCATCGTCGATGGCGGAACAGGCCTCGATATTTCCTTCCCCGGACACGATCGCCTGGGCAAGGGCGCTGCAGCCGCCGTACCCGCAGCCGCCGCAATTCGCCCCGGGGAGGATATCGACGATGGTGGAGACCCTGGGGTCCATCTTGACGTAAAAAACCCGGGAGGCAACCGCCAATCCCAGGGCCGCCAGGAAACCCAGACCCGCAAGGGTTAATACCGCAGAAAGCATTTCAGTATCCCGTTATTTTACAAGTCCCGCAAATCCCATGAAGGCCAAGGACAACAAACCCGCCGTAATCAGGGCGATGGCGGTGCCTTGAAGCGATTTCGGCACATCCGCCAGGTCCAACCGCTCTCGTATGCCCGCAAAGAGGATCAACGCCAGGGCGAACCCGAGCGATGCGCCGAATGCGAATATAATGGCCTCCCAGAAGGTATGCCCCTTCTGAATATTCAGAACGGCCACGCCGAGCACCGCACAGTTTGTGGTAATCAACGGCAGATAGATACCCAGCGCCTGGTACAATACCGGGCTGACCTTCTGGATGACCATCTCCACAAGCTGCACCAGGGATGCAATGACAAGAATAAATACTATCGTTTGGAGATATTGGATCTCGAGGGGAATGAGAATATACTGTTGCAACAACCAGGTCGCCAGCGCCGCAATGGTCATCACGAAGATGACCGCCATGCTCATTCCGATGGCGGTTTCAGTCTTTTTGGAAACTCCCAGGAAGGGACAGATGCCGAGAAACCGCGCAAGAACAAAGTTGTTTACAAAAACCGCACTGATGATAAGAAGAATAAAGTGAGCCATGTGTTGATGTAATCGCCAACATCATCTGAATTACAAAAGGCCTTATTATCACACACGCCTTCACAGACTGTCAAGACTTTTCGGCAGTACAATTGGTTTTTCGGTTGGATTTTCGCCGTGATGAATTTCAAACCGTGGTCGGGAACAATACAACACCCCCTTAAAAACTCTTCGCTTTCGCCGGCGATACTATCAGTATTTTACCCACATTATGATATTGTACGATAATGAATAAATCTGCTTGTTTTTTTTTGATATTTTTTATATTATAGCATTTACGTTCTTACTGTGACCCAGCTATCGGTGCAATCATGAAACTTTCTGGAAGTCTCGAAAAAAACAAACTTGCAGATATCCTTCGGGAAGTAAAGCGCGACAATTTAACGGGCGTATTGGCGGTCAAATCCCAGGAAGGTTTTGGGACGATTCATTTTCTCAACGGCATAATCGTGAAGGCTTACTCTCCGACCTTCAAGGAACGTATGGGGAGGAGACTGATCGAAAAGCGTCTCATAAGTGAAAAGGACCTCCGAAAAAGCCTGATGTTTCAGAAAAAGGAGGCGCCGAACACACGCCTGGGCGACATCCTTCTCAAGCAGGGATTCATCACAGAAGACAACCTGAAGAGCACCCTCAAGGAAATCATGGAGGATACTTTGTATTCCATGTTTTTCTGGGACGGCATCTATCGATTCGAGGATGAACAAATCGATGATGAAGAGGTGGAGCTCTCTGTGGATGTGGACGAGTTCCTTGAGGAAATCGACCGATCTTTTTCAAATATGGAAATCGATTTCCTCTCCGAGGAACATGACGAGGACATGCCGGTAAAATCCGTTCCAACCGATCAGGCGAACATCAAGGACGAGATTATTAAATCAATCGAGAACGTGGCCAACAGCATTTCCTCATTCTCTCCCCAGGAATTGGTCATCCTGGTGGAAGACGAAAAACTGATGCGGACCATCTTCGCTGATGGATTGATGAATTTCGGCTACACGGTGGAGAGCTACGACAATCCGACGGAAGCCCTGGAGCGCATCAACAGCCTGGAGTTGACCCGGGTGTCTCCGGTGCTCATCCTTGACCTGGTTATGCCGGGGATCAAGTCAACCGTTGAGATTTACGGCGGTCTCGAGCTCCTCAGCGAAATCAATCAGAACTTACCCCAAATACCGGTCATCATCATTACCTCCATCAATGATACGGAAATCCGGCTCAAATCGCTCTTTATGGGCGCCAGCTATTTTCTCAATAAACCGGACAAATCCCATCTCAGCAGCAACCTGTTGAGAACGGGTTTGGATCAGTTCGTGGAGGAACTGTCGCTCTGCGTCGAGAACCTGTTTCGCAACAAGCGCATCCACAACGAAAAAGAACAGCTTGCGTTCATTCGGGAACAGCTCATCAGCGAGCTTCTTGACGCAAAGCTGGAGCTGGGAAGCGCCGAGCGGGAAATCGAACGGGACATCTTCGATTTGACTTATCTGAAAAAGACATCGAAGGAGCTGCTCAGAAAACAGAGCTTCGCCTTTATTTCGGACACTATCTTTAATTTCCTGAAAATCGATCACGATCGCGGATTCATCGCCGTACTGAAGAAGGCGGATATGAGCTATTATAAAGGATTCTCCAAGAAGGGCGGCGACAATATCGAAAAACTGAATCAGACCTCCTCGGCATTTTCAATGGGTGTGTTGGAGTTGGATTCGTTTGAAGAGGTGGTCACCAAGAGGACATTCTATTCCGGCAAGATGAGCGACTCGGATTCTGAAAAGCTGCACAAGCACATCGGGGGCTACCTGCCGGCAAACTGCCTGATTATCCCCTTTGTGGTGTACGATAAAACCGTGGCGATACTCTATTGCGATGACGAGTCCGGCACTGTCGCCGACAAAAACCTGGACCAGCTCCAGATCCTCGCAAACGCCGCCTCCCTGGCAATGCAGATTACCATTCTTAACGAGAAGATCGCCCGAAAAAGCTGATGCAACCGCACCGGCTTTTTTTGCCGAAGACGTATTAAAAAACCGGCTTCTTCGTAAAAAACGAAGAGCCGGTTTTTCATGCGATGAAGTACTTTCAAACGGGAACAGACCGCCCATCAATGCCTCCCCGTCGACTTCTCCCCCTTCCTTCCCATCCCCACCTTCCCCCCTCATCCGGGAGACATGACTGGATTCGCGAGATGCTCAAACGTCTATCGTTTTTGGATCGGCCTCCCCCTGTATTGGAATCCCGCCGGTTCTACCTCTTGAGAAGCCGTATAACCTCCTCCCGCAAATGAAACAGAGCGGTGGGCCCCTTGTGAACGAAGGAGTCGGTCATTTTTCGAACGGCCAGCGGAACTTTTTCCTCGGACATCACCGTGTACATGACCACCTTAATATCCTCGGATGAGCCTTCCGCCACGCCTTTCTTGATGGTCCTGATAATATCAAGCCCCTGGGGATTGCCGATGCCCAAGAAAATATCCACAATAACCACCAGCGGGTGGAGCTCCTGTACCAGCCTCAGTCCGTCTTCGGCCGTTTCCGCTTCCACAACAGCGATACCCTCCCCATTGAGGGCCTCACTAATTTGCGTCCTGGCGAATTTGGAATCTTCAATGACAACAACACGGGGCTTCGTCGAGGACGGGAGCCCCCTATTTTCATTCGGCTGTTTATCCCTTTTCCCAAGTTTTACCTTGAAGGTGGTGCCGCACGAGGAACAGATGACACTTTTCCCCGACTCCGGAACCTCTGACGGGTCCATGTAAATATCTTTACTGCAGCTCGGGCAAATAACCCTTACAAATTTCGCCATATAACACTCTTATACGTGTCATGTGAAAAATGAACGCAGCACTCCCCAAATTCGATACGTTCACTCATACACATAAGCAAACGCAAGCGCAATTATACCACAAACAAATCAGACAATGCCACTGTATCGTAATATTTTTTACCTTTTTTACTAAAACTTTTCGGTAACAATAACAAACAAAGCCGGAAAATATCATATCCGCCCACATGTATCCGTGATATTCGTTCAATTAATTGTCATTCACCACCCCCTTACACCCCACGCCTCTTTCACCCCGCCATTCAGTCGGTTTTCAGTCGGCCGGGATGACAGCGCCCTTGACCGACATGTATTCGATCCCGATCGGCAGTCCGAACAATTGACGTGAATACCTGTCCTTACCCTGCCGTCGTCGGTATGCGTCATTATCTCTTTTTGACACACTAATACCCCGATCTCTTTCAATATGATGTGTCGTGTATGCCTCTCTTTCCACATCGTACTATGGAAGCGAATCGTCTATAAAAGACGCTTGAGCAAGAGAAATTTTAATAAGACACTGTCAAAAAAGCAAGGTTTATTTTTCTTTTCATGGGTGATGTCTCCCCGGTTACAACGAAAAAACAGCCCTCCGCATGGGAGAAAACACCCGTTTTCATAGATATCCTGACCACCCCCGTTTTCCCGCTTGGTTTTTCCCTCATGCACCACGGGAGGGGAGTATACGGGAAATGACATGCGTCCGTCTTATGCCGTGTATTATCGGGGCGGCGCCCCCCGGCCGGTTCATCCTGTCTCGCATTGAAAATGGATCAGACCTCTCTATATGTTTTCTCTTATATGATCACTTTTTCCATAAGCGTTTTTTCACCCTCGATGTGCCTGCCAGAGCGATGCCCCGGTGGTATTGATCATCGCCGAAAGGCGACACTGTGGAGTCGATCGAATATATCCTCCCGTATGTACTTCTTTCACGGCTTGAGTATCCCCGGGGCTGCCGTTGTCCCTGTACATGCAGGAAAATACACCGGGAAAAAACCCGGACGTGAAACACCTCATGTACTCCATGCATGAAAAAACAACCACTATTACAGATCTATACTATTTGATGGCATTGTGATATACTCAGCGACGTCGATCTATTGTTGATCAATCCCGTTATTGTTCACTCAGTTCGGAATAAAGGATAGCGGAAAATGGGCGTCATACTCATACTCTTCGGTATTACACTCTTCGGGCTTTCGTTCCTCTATTATCTTGAAACCTCCGGCTATATTCTGATGTTCTCCGGTTTTTTGCTTTTCATACTGGGTTTGAGGAATATCAAGACGCGAAAACGGGAATCGATACAGAACGATACGGAAAAACGGGTTGTAACGATCGCCGACGATTCGAGATTTCCCGTTAAAAACTGTGCGAATCCCAATTGCGACAAGGAGATCAGGATTGACGTCAATCACTGTCCTCACTGCGGCTGGAAGTATCAATATTTTTACAGCATGAAGGTTTTCAGGCCGGAGGATAACGAGACATTTATGACGCTTGTAGACGACCTTTCGAAGAAAACGCGGACACAGAAAGAAAAGATCGCAAAGAAATTGACCGGTGGAATGATCATGCGATACTCGTCTCTCGACATCCTGCTGGGAAGCAAGACCTCCTTCGAGAAGTTCGGCTGCACGGTGGAAGTGATACACGCCCTGACGGTCTTCAAACCCGCGAAGTACGATCGGGCCCTGAATCTGATTAACAGTCTGTCCAAACAGACCGGCCGTACTCCCGACGACCTCAATCGTCAGTTGGAAAACGGCATGATTTTCAAATACACCGCACGGGAGACAATGGCGAAGAGCCGTCAGGTGTTCGAAAGCTTCGGGTGCACGGTCATGGCCGGGGAGCTTATTCCGTCTCCATAAGCGGGTGTGTGTTTCTCCCGATGGATACCGATCGGCAGGCGATATTAAAAGACCCGATATCGTCCCGGGCGTACCCTGAGGGTACGTTACCGTCACCCGACATCCCGCTGCATTGAACAACGATACCCACCAGGAGAAGCCCTGTGTGTTCTCGTTTCCCACGGGTTTTTTATATCCATACGGAAAAGACGGGGCGTGAACATCGCCCCGTCTTTCATATACGGATATCAATCCGCCTCCCCTCTCTCATATCACCTGCGTTATCTGTCCTATAAAAAACCGGTACCTACAGCAACTCCTCGGTGGTGATCTCCGCCGCCGGCTTTTTCTGTAAGAGCTCCCGGAATCGCTACTGACGTTCCAACATTTTTGATGAATGGGTCATGATGAAGGTGCAGTGCTTATCTCCCGCCGCGGCGCAGGACACCTCCCGGGCGTCAAGGGGGATATTGAAGCTTTCCGCGCACCAGCCGGAAGAATACCCGGCGTTAATAAAACAGACCGGGTGGGACGATGTAATGTTATCGGACATAAAAACCTCGGCCTCAAAGGAGCCGGGGTGATGATAGGTCAGGATATAATCTTCGTCCGAACGAGGAGCGCTAAAGGGAAGAATATCCACGAAAGCCCAGCCGCTGTACGCGAAATAGATGGGCCCCGCCGCCAGTCGTTCCATTGGATCCACAAGACCGAACCTCTCGTGAAACGCCCTGGCTTCGTTTCTCCCCGGGGCCTGGCCGAACCTGTACAGAATTTGCTCGGATTCCTTCTCGCCGAATATCTCGGTCACGGAATCTCGAAAGGTCATGGCCAGTCCACGGGCCTGGGTCTACATGAACCGAGTCCCGTTTACCTGAATTCTCCCCCATTCGGGAATCGTGGTGATATCTGAAAAAAAGCCCTTGATTTTCTCCTCGGCGGACGCGAAGGCCGGCTCCAGTTCCTTGGGTACTCCCGCCGCTTTCAACTCGCTCATCATCCACTCCTTCAGGTGAATTCCAATGGGATTTTGAAGACGAAGACGACATTAGAATCATACCATCACGGCTTCTGTGACAATAATCGGAATATCTTTTTGTATTCTCGAATGGAAATGGGATCTCCGTATTTTCATTCAGCTTGTCCCACAAAACAGTAAACTTCTAATAAAGATCATGTGATAATTCAGGTATGGGTCGTCACCACGCCTTTTCTTCGCGGATTTGGTTTACTCCGGGACGACAAACGCCTCTCTCGACTTGACGTTGACGACCAGAATTCCCACGGCGATACAGACAAGTCCCGTCACCAGACGAACCGTCAGCTCATCATTCATACACAGCACCCCCAGTACGACACCGGATACCGGCATCAGAAAAACAAACGTGGACAACGTGCTCGCCTGGTATTTCAAGAGAAGGTGTGTCCACGTCAGGTATCCGAATCCGGCGACGATGACCGCCTGGTAGAATATCGCCGCCGCCACCTTCGGGTTGACAACCACCGACTCACCCCGCTCCAAGACCAGATATGCGGCGACCAATATGTACACGCCGATAATCATCGGGACGAGCACCACCGTAATCGGGTCCCAATCCTCGAGATGCCTCTTGATATAGACGGTCTGACTCGCCCATAAAAACGCCGTCACCGTCATCACGGCATCCCCCACGAGCGTTTGCGACCCCCCGGTCTCCGACCGTGAAAACAAAAAGACCACCCCGACAAAGGCGAGGAGAATGCCGATAATCTTTCGGGGCGTCAAACGATCGTCTGTGAGAAAAAAGTGGGCGAAAATAGCCACATAGAAGGGCTGGAGATTCATCAGGATGGCGCCGTGGGAGACGGTCGTATTGTTGAGGCCGATATACAAGAGA encodes:
- a CDS encoding electron transport complex subunit E; this encodes MATWSDFTRGLWREHPIFVLVLGMCPTLAVTTSAINGIGMGLATTFVLVCSNIVVSSVRNIIPSKVRIPSFIVVIASFVTIVDLVMNGYFHDLHKTLGLFIPLIVVNCLILGRSEAFASKKPIFDSLIDGLGMGIGFTLGLFILGAIREVLGNGSILGLSIFGTGFHPLLVMVLPPGAFITLGFLLGLMNVVEEKRRQQP
- a CDS encoding RnfABCDGE type electron transport complex subunit G — its product is MKETARLILVLVLICLVAALALSQVYSFTKVPIENALREERLRAIRTVLPSYDNEPDRDVVSVITGTDEEGTEIITDYYIGRSGEDIIGVAFVASSSAGYSGDIGLMVGVDPDGIITGVEVISHAETPGLGSKITESWFLALFPGRDLENTRWAVKKDGGDIDQITGATISPRAVVEAVYEGLEVFSAHREDILAQAEHEEYNLDEASGEVPDNMSGEMK
- a CDS encoding RnfABCDGE type electron transport complex subunit D; its protein translation is MPRAYPPCAICEIREGGDSKQKKEGCRVKDVYLITSGPHIHSADSIPRVMYSVVLALLPAVVVSILFFGTAALVMYAISIVTCIVAEAVCQKIMARPITVTDGSVLVTAVLLAMNLPPSSPWWLVVMGGLTAVVLGKQVYGGLGYNPFNPVLIARVVLLISFPVQMTNWVSPAPLFSGIDMVSMATPLGEIKTELMTTGAIDLARYNYLDFTVGFMGGSLGEMSVIALVLGALFLLFRGYITWHIPVTYIATVFVLTGIFWMIDPTTYANPLFHVLAGGLVLGACFMATDMVTSPVSPRGMIIFGLGCGIITVVIRLFGGYPEGVAFSILLMNAATPIIDRYTAPKKFGHVRPSEAGGAS
- the rsxC gene encoding electron transport complex subunit RsxC → MSTHTRYKIHRFQGGVHPPEEKLTSQLKTEIMPIPEKVYIPLSQHIGAPAAPVVKEGDTVFVGTVLAEAGGFVSTPVHASISGTVEGIALYPHPAGRPMSAVVIKGDGEDRWDDQIAPRSDTDSLEGAEIREIIKNAGIVGMGGAAFPTHVKLSPPKEKPIDTLIINGAECEPYLTADHRLMLESPEKVIGGVRFIARALGVTRILVGVEKNKMDAVQALTDAAGSDIIVIPFQVRYPQGAEKQLIKASVNRVVPAGGLPMDVGVVVQNVGTAAAVYDAVTGGVPLVSRIMTVTGPGIGTPKNIRARIGTPLSEVLDFCGGIVPDVRKVIMGGPMMGNAQFDLSVPVIKGTSGLLLLTESTAQILRTGPCLRCGNCVRVCPMGLTPLMFARFAELGMFDEAAESNVADCIECGCCAYECPAHIPLVQYAKYAKAEIQNRKRKAAG
- a CDS encoding RnfABCDGE type electron transport complex subunit B — encoded protein: MLSAVLTLAGLGFLAALGLAVASRVFYVKMDPRVSTIVDILPGANCGGCGYGGCSALAQAIVSGEGNIEACSAIDDEGARAIADIMGIEYTDSEKERAVVLCRHADGGVKDTFTYAGISDCRAANLIGGGPKACKYACIGLGTCASVCPFGAIVMSADGLPIIDPNTCTGCGVCVAECPKNVLMLVPVSSAVSVHCSSRDKGAAVKKICSTGCIGCAACVRVCPFEAMTLVDNLAAVDYSKCRVCGLCVSVCPTNAIRDHRDELKVRKVAVIGDDCNGCSLCSRACPVDAITGTPKEQYTVDPTRCIGCGICADLCKRGAISMITVDGTDDRAINTAASAGGGGR
- the rsxA gene encoding electron transport complex subunit RsxA yields the protein MAHFILLIISAVFVNNFVLARFLGICPFLGVSKKTETAIGMSMAVIFVMTIAALATWLLQQYILIPLEIQYLQTIVFILVIASLVQLVEMVIQKVSPVLYQALGIYLPLITTNCAVLGVAVLNIQKGHTFWEAIIFAFGASLGFALALILFAGIRERLDLADVPKSLQGTAIALITAGLLSLAFMGFAGLVK
- a CDS encoding response regulator, whose translation is MKLSGSLEKNKLADILREVKRDNLTGVLAVKSQEGFGTIHFLNGIIVKAYSPTFKERMGRRLIEKRLISEKDLRKSLMFQKKEAPNTRLGDILLKQGFITEDNLKSTLKEIMEDTLYSMFFWDGIYRFEDEQIDDEEVELSVDVDEFLEEIDRSFSNMEIDFLSEEHDEDMPVKSVPTDQANIKDEIIKSIENVANSISSFSPQELVILVEDEKLMRTIFADGLMNFGYTVESYDNPTEALERINSLELTRVSPVLILDLVMPGIKSTVEIYGGLELLSEINQNLPQIPVIIITSINDTEIRLKSLFMGASYFLNKPDKSHLSSNLLRTGLDQFVEELSLCVENLFRNKRIHNEKEQLAFIREQLISELLDAKLELGSAEREIERDIFDLTYLKKTSKELLRKQSFAFISDTIFNFLKIDHDRGFIAVLKKADMSYYKGFSKKGGDNIEKLNQTSSAFSMGVLELDSFEEVVTKRTFYSGKMSDSDSEKLHKHIGGYLPANCLIIPFVVYDKTVAILYCDDESGTVADKNLDQLQILANAASLAMQITILNEKIARKS
- a CDS encoding response regulator, which translates into the protein MAKFVRVICPSCSKDIYMDPSEVPESGKSVICSSCGTTFKVKLGKRDKQPNENRGLPSSTKPRVVVIEDSKFARTQISEALNGEGIAVVEAETAEDGLRLVQELHPLVVIVDIFLGIGNPQGLDIIRTIKKGVAEGSSEDIKVVMYTVMSEEKVPLAVRKMTDSFVHKGPTALFHLREEVIRLLKR
- a CDS encoding 4-vinyl reductase, whose product is MTFRDSVTEIFGEKESEQILYRFGQAPGRNEARAFHERFGLVDPMERLAAGPIYFAYSGWAFVDILPFSAPRSDEDYILTYHHPGSFEAEVFMSDNITSSHPVCFINAGYSSGWCAESFNIPLDAREVSCAAAGDKHCTFIMTHSSKMLERQ
- a CDS encoding DMT family transporter; translation: MSHEPMNARGAALAVLFCLLFGSNALPIKIALIWMPPIALAAVRFTISALVIYAYSRIVGINIVVQKGGWRHMCVVGAIFGAQFSLLYIGLNNTTVSHGAILMNLQPFYVAIFAHFFLTDDRLTPRKIIGILLAFVGVVFLFSRSETGGSQTLVGDAVMTVTAFLWASQTVYIKRHLEDWDPITVVLVPMIIGVYILVAAYLVLERGESVVVNPKVAAAIFYQAVIVAGFGYLTWTHLLLKYQASTLSTFVFLMPVSGVVLGVLCMNDELTVRLVTGLVCIAVGILVVNVKSREAFVVPE